Proteins from a genomic interval of Streptomyces sp. NBC_00820:
- a CDS encoding CDP-alcohol phosphatidyltransferase family protein, giving the protein MEVQETRVQTDRVLTIPNILSMARLVGVPLFLWLILRPEFGGPKSDGWALLVLAFSGVSDYLDGKLARRWNQVSSLGRLLDPAADRLYVLSTLVGLTWREILPLWLTALLLLRELVLLVMVGILRRHGYPPPQVNFLGKAATFNLMYAFPLLLLSDGSGWIASLAAVFGWAFAGWGTTLYWWAGVLYMVQVRRLVRADAMAD; this is encoded by the coding sequence GTGGAGGTCCAGGAGACCCGTGTCCAGACAGACCGGGTCCTCACCATCCCCAACATCCTCAGCATGGCGCGGCTCGTCGGCGTACCGCTCTTCCTCTGGTTGATCCTCAGGCCGGAGTTCGGAGGTCCGAAGAGCGACGGCTGGGCTCTCCTGGTACTCGCGTTCAGCGGGGTCAGTGACTATCTGGACGGCAAGCTCGCCAGGCGCTGGAACCAGGTCAGCAGCCTCGGCCGGCTCCTCGATCCCGCGGCCGACCGGCTGTACGTGCTGTCCACCCTGGTGGGCCTCACCTGGCGCGAGATCCTGCCGCTCTGGCTGACCGCCCTCCTGCTGCTGCGAGAGCTGGTTCTCCTGGTGATGGTGGGAATCCTCCGGCGCCACGGCTATCCGCCGCCGCAGGTGAACTTCCTCGGTAAGGCGGCCACGTTCAACCTGATGTACGCCTTCCCGCTGCTCCTGCTCAGCGACGGAAGCGGTTGGATCGCGTCACTGGCCGCTGTTTTCGGATGGGCGTTCGCAGGATGGGGTACAACGCTGTATTGGTGGGCAGGAGTGCTCTACATGGTTCAAGTCCGCCGTCTGGTGCGTGCGGACGCCATGGCCGATTGA